The genome window TAGTCATTTGATTGATAATTTCAACTTTAGTGTCATCGTCGTACTCCAGAATTGGTACTCTTAGTAAAACTTccttaattacaatttttcctgGATGAGGTAATGTATCATCGGCCTTTTTACTTTTCCACCTGTATAACGCTTCGTCGTCATTATTTCCCGTAAATGTTATTCCAAAACCACCTTTATAGATAGGAATATTCATGTCCGAAAAAAATCCCAAACCTAAATCCCCCAATTTGCTAAAGACTGAAAAATTTCCTCCACCACTGAATCTCGAGATAAAACCTGAATTTAAAAGATATCCGTTCGTagtaattacattttttaaattttcatctgCAATTTGAGCACCAGAAAACGATACAGCTCCTTTAACTGTCCCTACAATTCCGGGGAACTCTATTTCGTCTAACAGTTTATCATGTTTCTGTCCctgccatttaaaatacattgtgCAAGTTGTGATCAAAGTCCACGTCGGTGGACAGCATTTTGTGGcaccaatttaaaaagcacGTAAACGAAGATACAGGAAGCAAAACTGTCCCGGCACCCAAAGTCGAATCGagtttgcaaaatgaaattcgtTTATAAGTTTTCGATTTCAATTGAGAATCACAGAATAAAACCACATTCGATTGCATTCAGTTTCATGCCTACATCAGAGTAATAACTAttctaacaaaaaatgcaCCTAAACGTCTTCCTCCTATTCATCATATGATgtgcaaagtaacttttttggggaaataaaaaaaatttcggaataaatttctttaattttccccaTGTAGGTTTGAGTCCCCAGGGGGTTTGAGAAGGTTTTTGATGCCTttacttaaaagtttttccagtGGTTTGGGTGAGACGAAAAGATTACCGCGGTGAGTCTTTGGCGATGATTAGGGgctaggtaggtacctgggggTAAAGAGGAATATGGGGTGGGAATAGGTGCCAAATGGGTGATTGTGGGGTGTGGGGGTATAACAGCCCACCTAGTAGTAATGTGTCCTCAACGGGCATAAGATGGAAACAAAACGTATAGAGATAGTAAAAGATTAAAATACCAACTTAATCGATATTGAAACTTCTTATACGTTATTGTAAATCCGACTCGTCATGAGTTCCTTCCGCTTAAATTTCTGACTAATGAAATTCCGCAAACAAGACACAATAAAATTCCCCCTGCAGGCATCGCTTCCGCGTTACCTATACCTACCTCATCAACTGGTATGGAACCCATTAGATTGCATTCAAATTCTATACCATTTAGCGTCGCAGCACGAGTACCCAATAAGTACCTCCAACACCTGAATGCACATTTATTTAGCGGAGAATTTGCGCGACACCGCAAATCCACGCGCCGACATGAAAAACGTTCATCCTTGGCCTTTATCTTAAGGTATAATCGtacgataaataaaattgttatcatTTATACCTAGTGATTATACTGAAGTGATACAGTTTCCATTATTGGGGTTAACACGCAATTAACAGGTGTTGAGAAGATGACGCGACCTATTGGGGTGGTTTTGAGTGTGGTTTGTGCGGTTTTGGTGGTGAGGGGGGAAGGCAAGTATTAAGTCGCCGTGATCTGAGcgaaaatacaaatttggAGTTTAAAATAGGAGtgaaaattttggtttagTTGATATGTAGGTGAGTTGGTGTAGGACTGCAATTTAAAGGCAGCTTTGATTAAATACCGGGCTAAggtaaatagaaaataacaaaattccaTATCTACAGATAACTACAGCCACATGCTGGTAGGTACTACTAGTTGATTTGAGGacacttttttattgtttttgggtATAacgtaaatataataataaataaaaaagttttaaaagaaatctaaaaatgaaagaaaaatggtgGCAGAAAAAATCAAGGAAATAAGGCTTTAAATTGGAACTTCAGTCCActattaatttcctttatttcccAATAAAATTTCACCGCAATACCTTGTaatatcttatttatatcactGGTTGGCATTACTATATAACTTGACCTAGGCGATGACGGTTTATCCCACTTTTAaacagtttaattaatttataccaaatttgaaagtttgaaGGTCGTCAGAGACCAACGCcacgttaaaaatttatttagtttgaTGTTTTGTAAAAACACCAAATAGATCTTTTATTTGTAATGGCTACAACCTTGAGGCCTTGTTTTAATAGTAAAATCGTGAATTTTGTACGCACAAATGAATTTTAAGATGCCCTTTAGCCTATTGCTACATGCGAACATCGCATGCATGTGTAGAAAGTAGCAACGGATTTTCTGCTTTTATGTTGAGAGGGATTATATGGATTTTTGCACGAAGACAATGTCGAAATACTTTCGATTGTATGAGTCGAAAGCTGCGTAAGAAAACACAACATTTTAACAGAAATCAcgtatcaaaatatttcatgtaGTCATGGGGAAAAATAACTCTGAGTAAGAAGATCATGAATAGAAATTTCACCCAGGAGTGCCACGTCGCTATGTATGCTTCACCCAGATTTTCCAAACCTAAATATCTCGGGAACCATTGCTAGAAACAAACGTCTTTTCAGAAGGACATCACATTGATCAACGAATTCTAGAAGACCAACTGCCAATTGACACTGGCGCTAATTCATCAATACCAGAAGGGAAAAGTTCTTTAGCAGAAAGGAGTTCCTCGGAACATTCTTTCAGCCCTGTTCCACCCGCTCCAGTGAACATTACTGCCCTACTGAGGAGCGATAATGCATCTATAGCTACAGATAATGGTACATTCTCAAAGAACTTCGAAACAGAATTTCTTTACTTATTTATACTTCCAGAAAAGCATGGTCCGATAGTTGTAAATAACGAGCAGGGCACAGCAAATGACACGGACACGGAAATTGAAGATTTGCTGCACAGAAATGACGATAATGAACAAGGTAGTACTGATTCGAGGTATTAGAAACACCTTTGAAATgctaaaatttcagaaaaatacatCCAAAACTACCAACATCCATTCGAACCGGAGATTCCCGTTAATTATCCGGACAAAATCGATAAAGAGGCGGAACGAATTGAGGATAGTGAGAAGACTGAGGACGAGCTGAGGCGCCACAGAGATGGCAAGTTCAGCTTTGATTGTTATCTCTTCATTGTGAATATTATTGAGGTTGATTTCAGAAAACATCAGCGATGTGCCTCATGGGGCTCTGGCAGTAGTGTTCATGTCAATGTTCGTAACTCTTGCAGCCTTGTGCTATGTCGGTCTATTAATATGGAGGAGATACCTTGAGTAAGCACCTACTAGTCAAATGTTTCTtatattgctaaaaataattCTCGCAGGAACAAATACGGAAGTCGTACTTTGTTGGTCGAGGATGAAGAGTTGGCAGATCCTAACGATATGAAGCATTTCTCTGTAAGTTCAAACGGTTGTAAATCAAACGGTTTAGAGCAGTAGTACCGTAATACTTTTCTTTCAGATTTAGGggtgaaattttcattagatTAAAAGGATTTAAGGTGAAGTTCCTTTCTACAAGTCAACgatttgttcattttattaGGATCACTGCGTCAAGCgtttatctcatttttttgcaaatcaTGTTGAGATTTAGCTATTTGAAGTGTGTAAATAAAACCAATGGAACTGCGactatttatataaaaagttatttaagaTTTACATAGGAAGCTTAATTTGTAATAGTTGAGTAAAAATCTGTgatacttgaaaaataaactatatacGCAAGGGTGTACGAATCGTGTTTTATTACAAATCTATTAAGAGTTATAGAAATATAATATAGACTAGATATCTATATAACATCACAGTTGCTTAGAAAACATTGCAATAGCGTTAAGTGCCCGGCTTGAGAGCGCGGTTAGAAATTCAGTGAATACAAAATAATCTTTAAGCCTGTTGTTTATCTCAGCATAGAGCTACACTATAAAACGTTTAAATCATCAATCAGAGGCACATAGGCATAGAGACAGTAGTATTAATTAGGAAGGTTTACTGGTCAATTTATTTGCGCAAATCTAAGACGTCTAAAGGTGTGTTTTCGATGCTCACATGACTGGCATTCTGGAAAGAAAATCAACCTTTAAGTCAGTGAAAAATTgagggaaattaaatttcagatGACCCATTTGTTCTGGCAACTTTGTCTGAATCTACAAAATTGATCAATACTCTGTGCTGATTTTAACGTTTCTATAGATATTATGCCCTTGGTAAGTTGccagaattttaatttattattcctaAAATGCCGCACCTTTAAAACAgcaattttagtaattttaattgtgaCCCAAAAAACAATATCACACAAATTTTACctaattacattattttgttttttctctgACGTTGATACGAAGTTGCCATACAATTTGAGGGTCCACGATGGTTCTTACAGCGctaattttgcttaatttaaataacagaAGTTAAATAAGGtagtaaaacaaaaatttgctcACGAGGCACCCAAACATACACAATCAATATCGCGCTtctttttacaattatttggAAATGGCGAACTTTTCCCAACATTTGAAAACATAGGCGACTCACTTCTACCACTTACCTTGAATAAGGGAGGATCCGTAGTATGAGGATGAAATCCACTCTCGCGACAATTGGCGATATATTGAAGACCATAGTTTGGGGTCAGATTAAAAAATCCAGTactaaaaattcacatttgacattaaagattttttttgccaaataatGTTAATCTTACTTATTAAATTTGGGAGAACACACTATGGCAATAGCCTCAGGCATCAATAGCTGATAGGGACAGTGTGTGTGCAAGTCTACACTTGAGAGAAATGCAGTCTGAGTAGGGTGGGTCTGTAAATGCATTGAATACTCCATGATTTCATGTTTCATGTGATACTTAACCCACATATTTTTTCTAGCTCAAAGCGTTAGATTatgaatttaaactttaaatttgactTTAGCTTATGGAGAATATGGAGGGAGGACTTACATGAATCCAgccaatagtaattaaattatactgATCTTggaaatcaaaaatttcctcTTCATTTGTAGTTGTACAAGAATTTGAAGTGCCACTTTGTTTCGGCACAATCATATGAGTTATTATTAACTGATTTTTCTCCTATAAACATCATTATACAAAAACacagaaacattttttctcaattaaacTTACTAGCTTGCCTGCTAGTATTCCACaagtttcaatgtttttaat of Euwallacea similis isolate ESF13 chromosome 3, ESF131.1, whole genome shotgun sequence contains these proteins:
- the LOC136419843 gene encoding uncharacterized protein isoform X2, translated to MTRPIGVVLSVVCAVLVVRGEGHHIDQRILEDQLPIDTGANSSIPEGKSSLAERSSSEHSFSPVPPAPVNITALLRSDNASIATDNEKHGPIVVNNEQGTANDTDTEIEDLLHRNDDNEQEKYIQNYQHPFEPEIPVNYPDKIDKEAERIEDSEKTEDELRRHRDENISDVPHGALAVVFMSMFVTLAALCYVGLLIWRRYLENKYGSRTLLVEDEELADPNDMKHFSI
- the LOC136419843 gene encoding uncharacterized protein isoform X1, whose protein sequence is MTRPIGVVLSVVCAVLVVRGEEGHHIDQRILEDQLPIDTGANSSIPEGKSSLAERSSSEHSFSPVPPAPVNITALLRSDNASIATDNEKHGPIVVNNEQGTANDTDTEIEDLLHRNDDNEQEKYIQNYQHPFEPEIPVNYPDKIDKEAERIEDSEKTEDELRRHRDENISDVPHGALAVVFMSMFVTLAALCYVGLLIWRRYLENKYGSRTLLVEDEELADPNDMKHFSI